The Curtobacterium herbarum genome contains the following window.
TCGTCGGGCGTCCGTCGGGCCGCCCGCCGGGGTCACGGGTCGGCTGTCCTGGACGGCGGCACGGACGGGTCGCAGCAACGTGCGAGGATGCCTCGTGCTCTTCCGCAGGTCCCTCGTCACCATCGCCGTGCTCGCCGTCGCCGTCACCGGCCTGACGGGCTGCGCCGGCGGCACCGGGTCCGCGGGCACCACCCCCGGCACGCACCGCACCGTCGACGACGCCGGGACGGGAGGCGCGACCGCCGGTGTCGACGTCGCCGCACGTGCCCTGCCCACCGGCGGGATCCCCGACTACCAGCTCGGCGGGTCGTACACACCGCCCGCGGGCGTCACGGTCGTCGAACGGGACAGCACGGAGAAGCCCGCCGCCGGCGTGTACGGCATCTGTTACGTCAACGGGTTCCAGACGCAGCCCGAGGACCGGGCCTCGTGGCTGTCCGAGCACCCGGGTGCGATCCTCCGCACGGCCGCCGGCAAGCCCGTCATCGACCCGGGGTGGCCGGACGAACTCATCCTCGACACCCGGACCGCGAGCGCCCGGGCCACGATCACCGCGGTGCTGACCCGGTCGATCGCCCGGTGCGCCGACCGCGGGTTCGACGCCGTCGAGTTCGACAACCTGGACTCGTGGACCCGCTCCGGCGGCCGGATGACCCGCTCGGGGAACCTGGCGCTCGCCGCGTCGCTCGTCCGGGTCGCCCACCAGCACGGCCTCGCCGCCGCGCAGAAGAACACCCCGCAGCTCGGCACCTCCGGTCGGGAGCGCACCGGGTTCGACTTCGTGGTCGCCGAGGAGTGCGTGCAGTACGACGAGTGCGCCGCCTACACGGACGTGTACGGGGCGCGCGTGATCGACGTCGAGTACGCGGACACCCTCAAGGGGAAGTGGTCCGCCGTCTGTGCGATGACCGACCGCCCGCGGATGACGATCCTCCGCGACCGGGACCTCGTGCCGGCCGGCGAGGACGGGTACGTCTTCCGCCACTGCTGAGCGGGGCAGGCGGGCTTCGCGCCCAGCGCGAACCCGGTGAACCCGGCGGACCGACTACGCGGGCCAGGCGTCGTGCAGCGCAGCAGCCGTCTGGTCGGCCGACAGTCCGGCCTCTCGTGCGGCTGCGACGAGGGCGGCGGCGGCGTGCGTCACCGACTCGGGCACGGCGGCCGGCCGCACCACCCGGGTTCCGGCGCCCCGTGCGGTCTGCACGAGCCCGGCCTCCTCGAGCAGCTGGTAGGCCTTCGCGACCGTCCCCGCGGCGAGCCCGAGTTCCGCGGCCAGTCCGCGGACGCTCGGCAGGCGCTCCCCGTCGACCAGGTACCCGGCGGCGATCTGGGCGGCGAGCTGTGAGCGGACCTGCTCGAAGGGCGGCACGCGGCCGCCGGCGTCGATCGCGACGAATCCCGACATGCGGTCCACCCTAGGAGCCGTACCGTTCGCCGACCGGGACCGCCACGGGCAGGGTGTTGCCGGGAGGCGCGAGCGGGCAGGCCCACGCCGGGTCGTAGGCGCACGACGGGTTGTACGCGAAGTTGAAGTCGAGGACGAGCTCGCCGTCACCGCCGCCCAGGTCGGAGCCCTTGATGGTGTCGATCAGGTAGCGCCCGCCGCCGTAGGTCCCGCCCGGCTTGCCGGCGCTCGCGTCCTTCACGGGCACGAACAGGCCGCCCGCGTAGCCGCCGTGCGCCCACACGTCGAGCGACCCGACGCCGGGGACCTGCACGATGCCGAGTCGGTCGAAGTGCACGATGCCGTCCGTGCCGGTCTCGACGTCGAGCACCTTCGGCTCGGCCTCCTCGATCCGGGCGTGGAAGCGCCAGGCCGGGTCGTAGGCCGGGAAGGGCAGGGCGGTGAACCCGGCGGCGTCCTCGGGCAGGAGCGGGCTGGCCGGGTGCGCACGGAACATGGCGTCGCGGGCCTCGCGCCACAGCGTGTGGGCCGCCTCGGGCTCGGGCGTCGCCCGGACCCGGCGGAAGAGGTCGAACGTCTCGCGACGCCAGTCGGCGGTGGCGAGTGCGGTGCGGACGCGGTCGGTGGTCTCCGTCTGGGTCACGTCGACGAGCGTACGCTCACGCCCGCCAGGTGGGGGCCAGGGCGCGCATCCGGAACGCCCGCCACTGCCAGATGACCCACATGCCGGGCCAGAGCGCGAGCCCGAGGAGCGCCGGCCGGGTGCGGTAGGTCAGGCGGTCACGGAACAGGGTCCGGCCGTCGGGCAGCGCGGACACGGCCATCCGGTGGCGCATGTCCATCCGGGCGAACAGGCCGCTCGTGCCGCCGCCACGGTCGACCTGGATCGGGACGCCGTCGGTCTCGTGCAGCTCGATGTCGACGTGGCTCGCGCCGCTCGGCACCAGGCCGAACGTCGACGCGCTGATCGGGTGCGGCTCGTCCGGTGTCCAGTGCTCGGGGAACCCGGCGGGGTCGAGCGAGCGGTAGACGAGGAACGGCTTGGTGACGGCGACCATCACGGACGGCCGGAGGAGGGCGTCCCGGACGGCGTCGACGGGAGCGTCCAGGACGATGCGGAGACCGACGTGCATGGCGCGCACGCTACGCGGACCGGCTGGGGTCCGCCCGCGCCGCCACCGTCACGCGCCAGCGGGTCGGGCGTACCAGCGGATCAGGCGTGCCGGGCGGACCGGCGGCGCGCGCCCTCCGCACGGTCGTGGCTGCGCAGTCGTTCCGCCAACGACAGGCGCACGGTCGGCCACTCCGACTGGATGACCGAGAACACCACGGTGTCGCGCATGCTGCCGTCGGGCCCGACCGAGTGGTTCCGGAGCACGCCGTCCTGCTTCGCACCGATCCCGGCGATCGCCGCGCGGGACCGGGTGTTGTGCCAGTGCGTGCGGAACTCGACGGCGATGCACTGCCACGTCTCGAACGCGTGCGA
Protein-coding sequences here:
- a CDS encoding endo alpha-1,4 polygalactosaminidase, which codes for MLFRRSLVTIAVLAVAVTGLTGCAGGTGSAGTTPGTHRTVDDAGTGGATAGVDVAARALPTGGIPDYQLGGSYTPPAGVTVVERDSTEKPAAGVYGICYVNGFQTQPEDRASWLSEHPGAILRTAAGKPVIDPGWPDELILDTRTASARATITAVLTRSIARCADRGFDAVEFDNLDSWTRSGGRMTRSGNLALAASLVRVAHQHGLAAAQKNTPQLGTSGRERTGFDFVVAEECVQYDECAAYTDVYGARVIDVEYADTLKGKWSAVCAMTDRPRMTILRDRDLVPAGEDGYVFRHC
- a CDS encoding GntR family transcriptional regulator, with protein sequence MSGFVAIDAGGRVPPFEQVRSQLAAQIAAGYLVDGERLPSVRGLAAELGLAAGTVAKAYQLLEEAGLVQTARGAGTRVVRPAAVPESVTHAAAALVAAAREAGLSADQTAAALHDAWPA
- a CDS encoding DUF1684 domain-containing protein, with product MTQTETTDRVRTALATADWRRETFDLFRRVRATPEPEAAHTLWREARDAMFRAHPASPLLPEDAAGFTALPFPAYDPAWRFHARIEEAEPKVLDVETGTDGIVHFDRLGIVQVPGVGSLDVWAHGGYAGGLFVPVKDASAGKPGGTYGGGRYLIDTIKGSDLGGGDGELVLDFNFAYNPSCAYDPAWACPLAPPGNTLPVAVPVGERYGS